A DNA window from Porphyromonadaceae bacterium W3.11 contains the following coding sequences:
- a CDS encoding copper homeostasis protein CutC, which yields MVLLEVCANSIASCIAAEEGGAGRIELCAALGEGGITPSPGMVKGALESVDIPVFPIIRPRGGDFLYSDLEVEQMLADIRYLRDLGVHGFVVGALSADGQLNKEICRALIEAADGLPVTLHRAFDMSLDLSSTLEVAIDLGFSRILTSGGKQTAEEGIPIIRSLVHQANARIEVMAGSGVCVENAQKIANETGVRELHGSFQSMIPSHMAYHNTNISMGGSDLADEYQYPMTDVEKVRAVIRQL from the coding sequence ATGGTACTCTTGGAAGTCTGTGCTAATTCTATTGCTTCATGTATCGCTGCCGAAGAGGGAGGTGCAGGACGGATTGAGCTCTGTGCTGCCCTTGGAGAAGGCGGTATAACCCCATCACCCGGGATGGTGAAGGGGGCGTTAGAGTCGGTTGATATTCCAGTGTTTCCCATTATTCGTCCAAGAGGAGGAGATTTCCTTTATAGCGATTTAGAGGTAGAGCAGATGCTAGCCGACATCCGCTATCTTAGAGATTTAGGAGTGCATGGATTTGTTGTGGGGGCATTATCAGCCGATGGACAGCTGAATAAAGAGATTTGTAGAGCATTGATCGAAGCTGCAGATGGACTTCCTGTAACGTTACATAGAGCATTTGATATGAGCCTAGACCTATCGTCCACCCTAGAGGTAGCGATAGATCTAGGCTTTTCTCGTATCCTGACCTCAGGTGGTAAGCAGACCGCTGAGGAAGGTATTCCTATAATTCGTAGCTTGGTTCATCAAGCTAATGCTCGGATTGAAGTGATGGCTGGCTCAGGAGTGTGTGTTGAGAATGCTCAGAAGATAGCTAACGAAACTGGAGTTCGTGAGCTTCACGGCTCCTTTCAGAGCATGATCCCTAGCCATATGGCGTATCACAATACTAATATCTCTATGGGTGGGAGTGATCTGGCTGATGAGTACCAATATCCGATGACAGATGTCGAAAAGGTTAGAGCAGTAATAAGACAGTTATGA
- the aspS gene encoding aspartate--tRNA ligase, with amino-acid sequence MYRTTTCGELRLQNVGEEITLAGWVQRNRKLGGMIFIDLRDRYGVTQLVFSDEKNAELTEQAAHIGREFVLQVKGVVAERSSKNDHLDTGEVELIVSEMKVLNKSETPPFTIEDESDGGDELRMKYRYLDLRRSVVRRNLELRHRMGIEIRNYLSQLNFLEVETPVLIKSTPEGARDFVVPSRMNEGEFYALPQSPQTFKQLLMVAGFDRYFQIVKCFRDEDLRADRQPEFTQIDCEMSFVEQKDILETFEGLSKHLFKTVLDIDQKDPYPHISWHDAMKYYGSDKPDTRFDMRFVELMDVLQGHGFKVFDEAAYVGGICVKGAAVYTRKQLDQLTDYVKRPQVGAKGMVYARVQEDGDVKSSVDKFYTQEVLQELAKEMKAEAGDLILILSGDDVMKTRKQLGELRLEVARRQGLMKEGEYSCLWVVDFPLLEWDDESQRYFAMHHPFTSPKPEDIPLLDTDPGKVRANAYDMVINGVEVGGGSIRIHDSGLQAKMFEVLGFTAEKAKEQFGFLMNAFKFGAPPHGGIAYGFDRWVSLFAGLNSIRDTIAFPKNNSGRDVMIDAPSIIDDEQLDELHLAVTLKK; translated from the coding sequence ATGTACAGAACAACTACTTGTGGTGAATTAAGACTACAAAATGTGGGTGAGGAGATAACGCTTGCAGGATGGGTACAGCGTAATCGTAAATTAGGGGGAATGATTTTTATTGATTTACGAGATAGATATGGTGTAACCCAGTTAGTCTTTAGCGACGAAAAGAATGCTGAGCTTACTGAGCAAGCAGCACATATAGGAAGGGAGTTCGTACTTCAAGTAAAAGGGGTGGTCGCAGAGCGTAGCTCTAAGAACGACCACCTAGATACTGGCGAAGTAGAACTTATAGTCAGTGAGATGAAGGTCCTTAATAAGTCCGAGACACCACCATTCACGATTGAGGATGAAAGTGATGGCGGTGATGAACTGAGGATGAAGTACCGTTACTTAGACCTCCGTCGCTCTGTGGTTCGTCGTAATCTAGAGCTTCGCCATCGTATGGGGATTGAGATACGTAATTACCTAAGTCAGCTCAATTTCCTTGAAGTCGAGACTCCTGTACTCATTAAGTCCACACCTGAGGGGGCTAGAGACTTTGTGGTTCCCTCTCGTATGAATGAGGGAGAGTTCTATGCTCTTCCACAGTCACCACAAACCTTCAAGCAATTGCTTATGGTTGCAGGCTTTGACCGTTATTTCCAGATCGTAAAGTGCTTCCGTGACGAAGACCTTCGTGCTGACAGACAGCCAGAGTTTACACAAATAGACTGTGAGATGTCATTTGTAGAGCAGAAAGATATTTTAGAAACATTCGAAGGGCTCAGTAAGCATCTATTTAAGACTGTTCTGGATATTGATCAAAAGGATCCCTATCCACATATCTCATGGCACGATGCGATGAAGTATTATGGTTCGGACAAGCCTGACACCCGTTTTGATATGCGATTTGTTGAGCTCATGGATGTTCTGCAAGGACATGGATTTAAAGTCTTTGATGAAGCTGCATACGTTGGGGGTATTTGCGTGAAAGGTGCTGCGGTCTATACCCGTAAGCAGTTGGATCAGCTGACTGACTATGTCAAGCGTCCACAAGTAGGAGCGAAAGGGATGGTCTATGCCCGAGTACAAGAGGATGGTGATGTCAAAAGTAGTGTGGATAAGTTCTATACTCAAGAGGTGTTACAAGAACTTGCTAAGGAGATGAAAGCTGAAGCAGGCGACCTCATCCTTATATTAAGTGGAGATGATGTGATGAAGACCAGAAAGCAACTCGGCGAGTTACGATTAGAAGTTGCACGGAGACAAGGACTAATGAAAGAGGGAGAATACTCCTGCCTGTGGGTCGTTGATTTCCCTCTCCTTGAGTGGGATGATGAGTCTCAAAGATATTTTGCAATGCACCATCCATTCACGTCTCCAAAGCCTGAAGATATTCCACTACTAGATACCGATCCAGGTAAAGTACGTGCTAATGCTTATGATATGGTTATCAATGGCGTAGAAGTAGGTGGCGGATCTATTCGTATTCATGATAGTGGTCTGCAAGCCAAGATGTTTGAAGTCCTTGGTTTTACTGCTGAAAAAGCCAAAGAGCAATTTGGATTCTTAATGAACGCCTTTAAGTTTGGTGCCCCTCCACACGGTGGTATAGCGTATGGCTTTGATCGTTGGGTATCGTTATTTGCAGGGCTTAATAGCATCCGTGACACCATTGCCTTCCCTAAGAATAACTCTGGAAGAGATGTGATGATTGATGCTCCATCTATTATTGATGATGAGCAGCTTGATGAACTACATTTGGCTGTAACCCTAAAGAAATAA
- a CDS encoding hemolysin family protein, giving the protein MLYLAIILCVLFSAFFSMSEISFVSADRLQVELDKSQGSTVSKIQAYFYKRMGKFITTILIGNNIINVVYGLCFAMVLEAPLSKVIPNDFLVMLIQTMISTAIVIVFGEYLPKSIGQLKPNTTLKVLSFPLMIIYILLLPVTILVSALSSLSFKILGVKNEEDTVQPLSKVDLDYYIETNVTQEEKASEAKILQNAIEFSEVKVRDCYIPRNEIRAVDSATPLDELIALFDKTGYSKILVYNEDIDDIIGYIHGIEMYKVESEGSLWQNHIHPTLYVPESLGADRIMKKLLNEKMSIAVVVDELGGTAGIITLEDIVEEIFGDIEDEHDTNRVVMRQVGEREYIISGRAELDTLNEKFDLDLPEDEDFKTIAGFILYHYQGIPDRGEEFSIAPDFQFKVMRATENKITLVKLKKMES; this is encoded by the coding sequence ATGTTATATCTTGCCATCATACTGTGTGTCCTTTTCTCAGCTTTCTTTAGTATGAGCGAGATTAGCTTTGTTTCAGCCGATAGGTTGCAAGTAGAGCTGGATAAAAGTCAAGGAAGCACGGTCTCTAAGATCCAAGCTTATTTTTATAAGCGTATGGGTAAGTTTATTACTACGATTTTAATAGGGAATAATATTATAAACGTAGTGTATGGTCTCTGTTTCGCGATGGTACTAGAGGCCCCTCTATCCAAAGTTATTCCAAATGACTTTTTGGTCATGTTGATACAAACGATGATCTCTACGGCAATCGTTATCGTCTTTGGAGAGTATTTACCGAAGTCTATCGGTCAGCTTAAGCCAAATACTACGTTGAAGGTACTTTCTTTCCCTCTGATGATTATATATATACTACTTCTTCCCGTTACTATTCTAGTCTCCGCTCTGAGTAGTTTATCCTTTAAGATTTTGGGAGTCAAGAATGAGGAAGATACAGTACAGCCACTAAGTAAGGTGGACTTGGATTATTACATTGAGACCAATGTTACCCAGGAGGAAAAGGCATCCGAAGCTAAGATATTACAGAATGCAATAGAGTTCTCAGAAGTAAAGGTAAGGGATTGTTATATCCCACGTAATGAGATTAGGGCGGTGGATTCCGCTACTCCATTGGATGAGCTGATAGCCCTCTTTGATAAAACTGGCTACTCCAAGATCCTAGTATATAATGAAGATATAGATGATATTATTGGGTATATTCACGGTATCGAGATGTACAAGGTTGAGAGTGAAGGATCGTTGTGGCAGAATCATATTCATCCCACACTCTATGTGCCTGAGTCCTTAGGTGCTGATAGGATTATGAAGAAACTACTCAATGAGAAGATGAGCATCGCAGTCGTCGTGGATGAGCTTGGAGGGACGGCAGGCATCATTACTCTTGAAGATATTGTAGAGGAAATCTTTGGAGATATAGAGGATGAGCACGATACCAATAGGGTGGTGATGCGTCAAGTAGGGGAGCGTGAGTACATTATCTCTGGTCGTGCAGAGCTGGATACTCTGAATGAAAAGTTTGATCTGGACTTACCTGAAGATGAGGATTTCAAGACGATTGCAGGATTCATTCTCTACCATTATCAAGGTATTCCTGATCGAGGTGAGGAATTTTCCATTGCACCAGATTTTCAATTCAAGGTGATGAGGGCAACAGAGAATAAGATAACACTAGTGAAACTTAAAAAGATGGAGTCGTAA